In Thermococcus sp. MV5, the genomic window AACAGAATTTAAGCTAATTCTCCTAACATTATCAAATACGGGATAGAACACGTGAATTTCATGTCTCTTAGCTAGCTCTTTCGATAAGTAGTATGTGTAAATCTCAGTCCCAGCTCTTTGTTTGGGAGGAAAGCCATGGACGACTTGGAGGATTTTCATTGTTTACACCCATTAGTTCGTTATGATTAACCAAGCATCACCAGTTACTGGTGGAACAATCAATTCTAAAACTCCGTAACTTCCATTTTTGACTAATTTCTCCAATGTTGAAAGCTTTTCTCCTTTAATTAAAGGCATTAAAACATCCCAAGTTGCACCATCTAGGCCGATTATTAGAAAT contains:
- a CDS encoding alkaline phosphatase family protein, coding for MHKFLIIGLDGATWDVLMPLIKGEKLSTLEKLVKNGSYGVLELIVPPVTGDAWLIITN